The following coding sequences are from one Acidimicrobiales bacterium window:
- a CDS encoding FAD-dependent oxidoreductase encodes MNEPTTSSGTHAPGRSLHVAVIGAGIGGLGAALAFSRQGHRVTLIERDDTPMPDDVEGAFEWQRRGAPQVRHPHAFLGLARTILRDRFPDVLADLLDNGVHTVAMGSSLPGLDMSPDLRAVVSEDDLQILGCRRTTFEWVLRRSVLAEQGVDLRVGTGVSGLVVADRPGPHGVPAVAGVQMEDASVVGADLVIASTGRRSDLPSWLAAHGIDIPETTSDAGVVYFSRFYRNDEPNYFGFRAALSGGLGVGVIGADAGTYSITAVVDKEDKELRSHLNDSDRFDATMRLMPEIADVIEFGGKPIHPVHLMTGLINRIRTFTDKAGDPRVTGVLAVGDAHTCTNPAYGRGQSLALLQATLAADSVRDADDLLDAARRYEAASAAQVEPWYHFSVMTDQMRAHIPGGIRSKPAPQPGEAAAAAEQPGLGNFDFFTILTSGFAEPELLRVVLRVMNLLDPPHTLLTRLADFQRIGEAARQQAARRRRDEPRPRRVTRDELLAVVA; translated from the coding sequence GTGAACGAGCCAACGACGAGCTCGGGGACCCACGCCCCTGGCCGGTCACTCCACGTCGCCGTCATCGGCGCCGGGATCGGCGGCCTCGGCGCCGCCCTCGCCTTCAGCCGGCAGGGCCACCGGGTGACCCTCATCGAGCGCGACGACACCCCGATGCCCGACGACGTGGAAGGCGCGTTCGAGTGGCAGCGTCGCGGCGCGCCGCAAGTCCGCCACCCCCACGCCTTCCTCGGGCTGGCGCGCACCATCTTGCGCGACCGCTTCCCCGACGTGCTGGCCGACCTGCTCGACAACGGGGTGCACACCGTCGCCATGGGCTCGTCGCTGCCCGGCCTCGACATGTCGCCCGACCTCCGAGCCGTCGTGTCCGAAGACGACCTGCAGATCCTCGGCTGCCGTCGCACCACGTTCGAGTGGGTGCTGCGCCGGAGCGTGCTCGCGGAGCAAGGCGTCGACCTCCGGGTCGGCACCGGCGTGTCGGGCCTCGTCGTGGCCGACCGGCCCGGTCCCCACGGTGTGCCCGCAGTGGCCGGTGTGCAGATGGAGGACGCCTCGGTGGTCGGCGCCGATCTCGTGATCGCCAGCACCGGGCGCCGCAGCGACTTGCCGAGCTGGCTCGCCGCGCACGGCATCGACATCCCCGAGACCACCAGCGACGCAGGCGTCGTCTACTTCTCGCGCTTCTACCGCAACGACGAGCCCAACTACTTCGGGTTCCGCGCCGCGCTCAGCGGCGGGCTCGGAGTGGGCGTCATCGGCGCCGACGCAGGCACGTACTCGATCACCGCGGTCGTCGACAAGGAGGACAAGGAGCTCCGTTCGCACCTCAACGACTCCGACCGCTTCGACGCAACCATGCGGCTCATGCCCGAGATCGCCGACGTGATCGAGTTCGGCGGCAAGCCGATCCACCCGGTGCACCTGATGACCGGGCTGATCAACCGGATCCGCACGTTCACCGACAAAGCCGGCGATCCCCGAGTGACCGGCGTGCTGGCCGTGGGGGATGCGCACACGTGCACCAACCCGGCGTACGGACGGGGCCAGTCGCTGGCGCTGCTGCAGGCCACGCTGGCGGCCGACTCGGTCCGCGACGCCGACGACCTGTTGGACGCGGCTCGCCGCTACGAAGCCGCCAGCGCCGCCCAGGTCGAGCCCTGGTACCACTTCTCGGTAATGACCGACCAGATGCGGGCGCACATCCCCGGGGGCATCCGTTCCAAACCCGCACCCCAGCCGGGCGAGGCGGCGGCCGCTGCCGAGCAGCCGGGTCTCGGCAACTTCGACTTCTTCACCATCTTGACCAGCGGCTTCGCCGAGCCCGAGCTACTTCGGGTCGTGCTGCGGGTGATGAACTTGCTGGATCCGCCGCACACGTTGCTCACCCGCCTGGCGGACTTCCAGCGGATCGGCGAAGCGGCACGTCAACAGGCCGCGCGACGCCGCCGCGACGAGCCCCGGCCCCGCAGAGTGACCCGCGACGAGCTCTTGGCCGTAGTGGCCTGA
- a CDS encoding alpha/beta hydrolase: MADTASIERFDINVGRLTFQARRAGPTDGRAVILLHGVPQSSATWNLQLPALAAAGYRAVAFTQRGYSPGARFDDVEAFTMDKLAQDVLDVADALGIGRFDVVGHDAGAGVAWALGAYHTDRVTTLAIASVPHPAAFRSSYEAGSAKAADNGAADPEDDQHERSGYMRQIVGQPRGTVEQMFIANDNQVMKALFTGLPDDSVAEYLELLGNPEGIRGCLDWYRAGSLRSPDGKRFMRTDFPAIEIPTLYVWSDQDPALGPKAAYATANHITGPYKFVVLEGVGHWIPELAADRFNEELLAHLAAHPTR, encoded by the coding sequence ATGGCCGACACCGCCTCGATCGAGCGCTTCGACATCAACGTCGGGCGGCTCACCTTCCAGGCCCGCCGAGCCGGGCCCACCGACGGCCGGGCTGTGATCTTGCTCCACGGCGTGCCGCAGTCATCTGCCACGTGGAACCTGCAGCTGCCCGCGTTGGCCGCGGCTGGGTACCGGGCCGTGGCGTTCACCCAGCGGGGCTACTCGCCGGGGGCGCGCTTCGACGACGTCGAGGCGTTCACCATGGACAAGCTCGCCCAGGACGTGCTCGACGTCGCCGACGCGCTCGGCATCGGCCGGTTCGACGTGGTCGGCCACGACGCCGGCGCCGGAGTGGCGTGGGCGCTCGGCGCGTACCACACCGACCGCGTCACGACGCTGGCCATCGCCTCGGTCCCGCACCCCGCGGCCTTCCGCAGCTCCTACGAAGCAGGCTCCGCCAAGGCCGCCGACAACGGGGCCGCCGATCCCGAGGACGACCAGCACGAGCGCTCCGGCTACATGCGCCAGATCGTCGGCCAGCCCCGCGGCACCGTCGAGCAGATGTTCATCGCCAACGACAACCAGGTCATGAAGGCGCTGTTCACCGGGCTGCCCGACGACAGCGTCGCCGAGTACCTCGAGCTCCTCGGCAACCCCGAGGGCATCCGCGGCTGCCTCGACTGGTACCGGGCGGGATCGCTGCGGAGCCCCGACGGCAAGCGGTTCATGCGCACCGACTTCCCCGCGATCGAGATCCCCACGCTGTACGTCTGGTCCGACCAGGACCCCGCGCTCGGCCCGAAAGCCGCGTATGCCACGGCCAACCACATCACCGGGCCGTACAAGTTCGTGGTCCTCGAGGGCGTCGGGCACTGGATCCCCGAGCTCGCCGCCGACCGCTTCAACGAGGAGTTGCTGGCCCACCTGGCGGCCCACCCGACACGCTGA
- the glpX gene encoding class II fructose-bisphosphatase has product MTDASTAASEKQVPDRNLAMELVRVTEAAALAASRWMGRGDKEGADGAAVDAMRIVLSSVPMDGIVVIGEGEKDEAPMLFNGEKIGDGTPPATDIAVDPIDGTTLTALGRSGAIAVIAVAERGTMFNPGPCVYMEKIAVGPEAADVIDITASATDNLLAVAKAKNEPVSDVTAVILDRPRHADLIAEVRAAGARIRLIPDGDVAGAISTAWIESGADILFGIGGTPEGVIAAAALKCMGGAIQGRLYPRDAAERQAAEELGYDLNRVLTTDDLVAADNCFFAATGITDGELIKGVHYDQHGATTQSLVMRSKSGTVRFVSARHRLNKLKRYASIDF; this is encoded by the coding sequence ATGACCGACGCATCGACCGCGGCCTCCGAGAAGCAGGTACCCGACCGCAACCTCGCCATGGAGCTCGTCCGCGTCACCGAGGCGGCCGCGCTGGCCGCGTCGCGCTGGATGGGGCGCGGCGACAAAGAAGGCGCCGACGGCGCGGCAGTCGACGCGATGCGGATCGTGCTCAGCAGCGTGCCGATGGACGGCATCGTCGTGATCGGAGAGGGCGAGAAGGACGAAGCCCCGATGCTGTTCAACGGCGAGAAGATCGGCGACGGCACCCCACCTGCCACCGACATCGCCGTCGACCCGATCGACGGCACCACGTTGACCGCCCTCGGCCGGTCCGGCGCCATCGCGGTCATCGCCGTCGCCGAGCGGGGCACCATGTTCAACCCGGGGCCGTGCGTCTACATGGAGAAGATCGCCGTCGGGCCCGAAGCGGCCGACGTGATCGACATCACCGCCAGCGCGACCGACAACCTCCTCGCGGTGGCCAAGGCCAAGAACGAGCCCGTGTCCGACGTGACTGCCGTGATCCTCGACCGTCCGCGCCACGCCGACCTCATCGCCGAAGTGCGCGCCGCGGGCGCCCGGATCCGGCTGATCCCCGACGGCGACGTCGCCGGTGCGATCTCGACCGCGTGGATCGAGTCCGGCGCCGACATCTTGTTCGGCATCGGAGGGACCCCCGAAGGCGTGATCGCCGCGGCCGCGCTCAAGTGCATGGGCGGCGCGATCCAAGGCCGGCTGTACCCTCGCGACGCCGCCGAGCGCCAGGCCGCCGAGGAGCTCGGCTACGACCTGAACCGGGTGCTGACCACCGACGACCTGGTCGCGGCCGACAACTGCTTCTTCGCCGCCACGGGCATCACCGACGGCGAGCTCATCAAGGGCGTCCACTACGACCAGCACGGCGCGACCACCCAGTCGTTGGTGATGCGCTCGAAGTCCGGCACTGTCCGTTTCGTCAGCGCCCGCCACCGCCTCAACAAGCTGAAGCGCTACGCCTCGATCGACTTCTGA
- a CDS encoding GNAT family N-acetyltransferase, which translates to MGRRRRLAVVLFVPDPVRTEVDVLRRAFGDTTLARIAPHVTLVPPVNVDADDVPAAIAAVDAAVRGDQPFDVTLGPPETFLPVTPVLYLHVGGDDARAELGGQRARAFVAPLARPVGRDFVPHVTLGRAKHAPYRIDAGITAFGEYEATFVADRLTLLELLHPPGAPDIWTPIHEAPFGGPTVVARGPLQVELSVTSVVPDDAIDLLLAAFGPTGEVLGAGGEVVATVEVERRPRRDAPTGQQVVTARRDGEALGVALGRIDPLGGASIIDAVAVDEPHRRQGVAAHLLRHFPPHLGGGGPDPRPAVST; encoded by the coding sequence ATGGGTCGGCGACGGCGCTTGGCGGTGGTGCTCTTCGTACCGGACCCGGTTCGCACGGAAGTCGACGTGCTCCGGCGTGCCTTCGGCGACACCACGCTCGCCCGCATCGCGCCGCATGTCACGTTGGTGCCGCCGGTCAATGTCGACGCCGACGACGTTCCCGCGGCGATCGCGGCCGTCGACGCGGCGGTGCGCGGGGACCAACCGTTCGACGTCACGCTGGGGCCGCCCGAGACCTTTCTTCCGGTCACGCCGGTGCTGTATCTGCACGTTGGTGGCGACGACGCCCGGGCAGAGTTGGGCGGACAACGAGCCCGGGCGTTCGTCGCCCCACTGGCGCGGCCGGTTGGCCGTGACTTCGTGCCCCATGTGACGTTGGGCCGTGCCAAGCATGCCCCGTACCGCATTGACGCCGGCATCACCGCCTTCGGCGAGTACGAGGCGACTTTCGTGGCCGACCGCCTGACGCTCCTCGAGTTGCTGCACCCGCCAGGGGCGCCCGACATCTGGACGCCGATCCACGAAGCGCCGTTCGGCGGGCCGACGGTCGTGGCTCGCGGCCCCCTGCAGGTGGAGCTGTCGGTCACCTCGGTCGTGCCCGACGACGCGATCGATCTCCTCCTGGCTGCCTTCGGCCCGACGGGTGAGGTGCTCGGCGCCGGTGGCGAGGTGGTCGCGACGGTCGAGGTCGAACGCCGACCCCGGCGCGACGCACCCACTGGTCAGCAGGTGGTCACGGCCCGTCGCGATGGCGAGGCGCTGGGTGTGGCACTGGGCCGGATCGACCCGCTCGGTGGCGCGTCGATCATCGACGCGGTGGCAGTCGACGAACCCCATCGACGACAAGGTGTCGCCGCCCATCTCCTGCGCCACTTCCCACCCCATCTCGGCGGGGGTGGGCCGGACCCACGCCCTGCTGTGAGCACTTAG
- the atpC gene encoding ATP synthase F1 subunit epsilon, protein MSTADLLPEHPNGSIHTGSVADELARGQIDLQVSLVSPERPLYNGRAHWVTLTGVDGQFGVWPRHVAMVAALGSGPLRIGLPGHQVEQFVVRGGFVSIADNVVTILVDAALQQEGVDVAAAEADLAETNAELAHPGSDQEFVQLLDDRAWSQSRIKLAQS, encoded by the coding sequence GTGTCGACTGCGGACCTGCTCCCCGAGCACCCCAACGGCTCGATCCACACCGGGAGTGTGGCCGACGAGCTCGCGCGCGGCCAGATCGACCTGCAGGTGTCGCTCGTGTCGCCCGAACGGCCGCTCTACAACGGTCGGGCGCACTGGGTGACCCTCACCGGGGTCGACGGCCAGTTCGGTGTGTGGCCCCGCCACGTCGCCATGGTGGCCGCCCTCGGCAGCGGACCGTTGCGGATCGGCCTGCCCGGCCACCAGGTCGAGCAGTTCGTGGTGCGGGGCGGTTTCGTCTCGATCGCCGACAACGTCGTGACGATCCTGGTCGACGCCGCCCTGCAGCAGGAGGGCGTCGACGTGGCGGCCGCCGAGGCCGACCTCGCCGAGACCAACGCCGAGCTGGCCCACCCGGGCAGCGACCAGGAGTTCGTGCAGCTCCTCGACGACCGGGCCTGGTCCCAGTCGCGCATCAAGCTCGCCCAGTCCTAG
- the atpD gene encoding F0F1 ATP synthase subunit beta, giving the protein MTDTATNTPTDQATDARYGKIVQVIGPVLDVEFASEADLPEIYTALTVEAGEGDNKVSLTAEVEQQIGRNQVRAVAMSSTDGLVRGMKALNTGAPITVPVGEECLGRVFNLFGEPVDYRGPVETKERRPIHAPAPKFQSLSTRTEIFETGIKVVDLLAPYAKGGKTGLFGGAGVGKTVIIQELINNVAQQHGGYSVFCGVGERSREGNDLWLEMQESGVIDKAILCYGQMNEPPGARLRVALSGLTMAEYLRDEGGRDVLLFVDNIFRFSQAGSEVSALLGRMPSAVGYQPTLATEMGALQERITSTDHGSVTSVQAIYVPADDLTDPAPAAAFTHLDAKTVLSRQIAERGIYPAVDPLDSTSRVLSPQHVGEEHYNVAREVQRILQKAKDLQDIIAILGMDELSEEDRVLVQRARKIERFLSQPFFVAEQFTGLKGRYVKLADTIRSFKALLSGEYDHLPEQAFYMKGDIDEVVEAAERQAAGQG; this is encoded by the coding sequence ATGACTGACACGGCTACCAACACGCCGACCGACCAGGCGACCGACGCCCGCTACGGCAAGATCGTGCAGGTGATCGGCCCGGTGCTCGACGTCGAGTTCGCGAGCGAGGCCGACCTGCCCGAGATCTACACGGCCCTCACGGTCGAGGCAGGCGAGGGCGACAACAAGGTGTCGCTCACCGCGGAGGTCGAGCAGCAGATCGGCCGCAACCAGGTGCGTGCGGTCGCCATGTCGAGCACCGACGGTCTCGTGCGTGGCATGAAGGCGCTCAACACGGGCGCGCCGATCACGGTGCCGGTGGGCGAGGAGTGCCTCGGCCGGGTCTTCAACCTGTTCGGCGAGCCGGTCGACTATCGCGGCCCGGTGGAGACCAAGGAGCGCCGCCCGATCCACGCGCCGGCCCCCAAGTTCCAGTCGCTGTCCACCCGCACCGAGATCTTCGAGACCGGCATCAAGGTCGTCGACTTGCTCGCCCCGTACGCCAAGGGCGGCAAGACCGGCTTGTTCGGCGGTGCCGGCGTCGGCAAGACGGTGATCATCCAGGAGCTCATCAACAACGTCGCCCAGCAGCACGGTGGTTACTCCGTGTTCTGCGGTGTGGGTGAGCGCAGCCGTGAGGGCAACGACCTCTGGTTGGAGATGCAGGAGTCGGGTGTCATCGACAAGGCCATCTTGTGCTACGGCCAGATGAACGAACCGCCCGGCGCCCGCCTGCGTGTGGCCCTGTCCGGCCTCACCATGGCGGAGTACCTCCGCGACGAGGGCGGCCGCGACGTGCTGCTGTTCGTCGACAACATCTTCCGGTTCAGCCAGGCCGGTTCCGAGGTGTCGGCCCTGCTCGGCCGCATGCCTTCGGCGGTGGGCTACCAGCCCACGCTGGCCACCGAGATGGGCGCGCTGCAAGAGCGCATCACCTCGACCGACCACGGCTCGGTCACCTCGGTGCAGGCCATCTACGTGCCCGCCGACGACCTCACCGACCCGGCGCCCGCCGCGGCGTTCACCCACCTCGACGCCAAGACGGTGCTGTCCCGCCAGATCGCGGAGCGCGGCATCTACCCGGCGGTCGACCCGCTCGACTCCACCTCGCGGGTGCTGTCGCCGCAGCACGTTGGCGAGGAGCACTACAACGTGGCCCGCGAGGTGCAGCGCATCTTGCAGAAGGCCAAGGACCTGCAGGACATCATCGCCATCTTGGGCATGGACGAGCTGTCCGAGGAAGACCGTGTCCTCGTGCAGCGGGCCCGCAAGATCGAGCGCTTCTTGAGCCAGCCGTTCTTCGTGGCCGAGCAGTTCACCGGCCTCAAGGGTCGCTACGTGAAGCTGGCCGACACGATCCGCTCGTTCAAGGCGCTGCTGTCCGGCGAGTACGACCACTTGCCCGAGCAGGCGTTCTACATGAAGGGCGACATCGACGAAGTCGTCGAGGCCGCCGAACGCCAGGCTGCTGGCCAGGGCTGA
- the atpG gene encoding ATP synthase F1 subunit gamma produces MPEQPKVIRKRIRSVNSIQKLTRTMEMVATAKLRAAQDAVASSGPYLDNLRKLMGDIGASGLDVSEYPYFEVREGKRTLLFVVTANRGQCGAFNANLVRLARDTYHAKVADGHDVRLFAAGKKGVSALRFAGFDPERTYVDELVDRPTSSDAEFFLNELAKPFLDHEVDEVLVVYPHWISVGSQPPTVLRLFPIAPEHAGDATGRAPLFEPSAEAILQRLLPLYGRQLMFAVLAEAVAAEQVARRTAMKLASDNASDMVTDLTLQYNKARQAVITKEIAEILGGAEALKN; encoded by the coding sequence ATGCCAGAGCAGCCGAAGGTCATCCGGAAGCGCATCCGGAGCGTCAACTCCATCCAGAAGCTCACGCGCACCATGGAGATGGTGGCGACGGCGAAGCTGCGCGCCGCACAGGACGCGGTGGCGTCGTCGGGCCCCTACCTCGACAACCTTCGCAAGCTCATGGGCGACATCGGTGCCAGCGGCCTCGACGTGTCGGAGTACCCGTACTTCGAGGTGCGTGAAGGCAAGCGCACCTTGTTGTTCGTGGTCACCGCGAACCGCGGCCAGTGCGGCGCGTTCAACGCCAACCTGGTTCGGCTCGCACGCGACACCTACCACGCCAAGGTCGCCGACGGGCACGACGTGCGCCTGTTCGCCGCGGGCAAGAAGGGCGTGAGCGCGCTGCGGTTCGCCGGTTTCGACCCAGAGCGCACGTACGTCGACGAGCTGGTCGACCGGCCCACGTCGAGCGACGCCGAGTTCTTCTTGAACGAGCTCGCCAAACCGTTCCTCGACCACGAGGTCGACGAAGTGCTGGTGGTGTACCCGCACTGGATCAGCGTCGGCAGCCAGCCCCCCACGGTGTTGCGGCTGTTCCCGATCGCCCCGGAACACGCGGGCGACGCCACTGGCCGGGCACCCTTGTTCGAGCCGTCGGCCGAAGCGATCCTGCAGCGGTTGTTGCCGCTGTACGGCCGCCAGCTCATGTTCGCCGTGCTCGCCGAGGCAGTGGCGGCCGAGCAGGTCGCTCGGCGCACGGCCATGAAGCTCGCCAGCGACAACGCCTCCGACATGGTCACGGATCTGACCCTGCAATACAACAAGGCCCGCCAAGCAGTGATCACCAAGGAGATCGCCGAGATCCTTGGTGGCGCGGAAGCTCTCAAGAACTAG
- the atpA gene encoding F0F1 ATP synthase subunit alpha codes for MDIRTDEISSIIRQQIESFDVDLRADEVGTVLEVGDGIARVYGLENAMASEMVEFENGSIGLALNLDEDSVGTVILGEYVDIREGQTVKRTGRVLSVPAGEGLIGRVVNPLSQPIDGKGPIETDKLMPMEGRAPTIADRQPVTEPLMTGIKAIDAMIPIGRGQRELIIGDRETGKSSIALDAIINQRDTGVICVYVAIGLKASTVAGVVELLRENGALDYTIVVAANADDPAPMQYIAPYAGCAMAEYFMYEKNRHTLCVYDDLSKQAAAYRELALLLRRPPGREAYPGDVFYLHSRLLERAAKLNDDLGAGSMTALPIIETQAGDVSAYIPTNVISITDGQIYLEPDLFYAGVRPAVNVGISVSRVGGNAQTKAMKKVAGTLRLDLSQYRELEAFAQFASDLDAGSKAQLARGERTVEILKQTTAATWPMEEQVAIIFAVGQGLLDDVEVDEVKRFEQELIDSLRANSDSALGPIRDTGALDDATAEKLAEQITSFKRNLWKPASPAEAAAS; via the coding sequence ATGGACATCAGGACCGACGAGATCAGCTCGATCATCCGTCAGCAGATCGAGTCCTTCGACGTCGACCTGCGGGCCGACGAGGTCGGCACCGTGCTGGAGGTCGGCGACGGCATCGCCCGTGTGTACGGCCTCGAGAACGCCATGGCGTCGGAGATGGTCGAGTTCGAGAACGGCTCGATCGGCCTCGCCCTCAACCTCGACGAGGACTCGGTCGGTACCGTGATCCTCGGCGAGTACGTCGACATCCGCGAGGGCCAGACGGTCAAGCGCACCGGCCGGGTGCTGTCGGTGCCGGCGGGCGAGGGCCTCATCGGCCGGGTGGTGAACCCGCTCAGCCAGCCCATCGACGGCAAGGGCCCCATCGAGACCGACAAGCTGATGCCGATGGAGGGCCGGGCGCCCACCATCGCCGACCGTCAGCCGGTGACCGAGCCGCTCATGACCGGCATCAAGGCCATCGACGCCATGATCCCGATCGGCCGTGGCCAGCGTGAGCTGATCATCGGCGACCGTGAGACGGGCAAGTCGTCGATCGCGCTCGACGCCATCATCAACCAGCGCGACACCGGCGTGATCTGCGTGTACGTCGCCATCGGCCTCAAGGCCTCCACCGTGGCCGGCGTGGTCGAGCTGCTCCGTGAGAACGGCGCCCTCGACTACACGATCGTGGTCGCCGCCAACGCGGACGACCCGGCGCCGATGCAGTACATCGCCCCGTACGCCGGCTGCGCGATGGCCGAGTACTTCATGTACGAGAAGAACCGCCACACGCTGTGCGTCTACGACGACCTCTCGAAGCAGGCTGCTGCATACCGCGAGCTGGCGCTGTTGCTGCGCCGCCCGCCGGGCCGCGAGGCCTACCCCGGCGACGTCTTCTACCTCCACAGCCGCCTGCTGGAGCGTGCCGCGAAGCTCAACGACGACCTGGGCGCCGGCTCGATGACGGCGCTGCCGATCATCGAGACGCAGGCCGGCGACGTGTCGGCCTACATCCCCACCAACGTGATCTCGATCACCGACGGGCAGATCTACCTCGAGCCCGACCTGTTCTACGCCGGTGTGCGTCCGGCCGTGAACGTGGGCATCTCGGTGAGCCGGGTGGGCGGCAACGCGCAGACCAAGGCCATGAAGAAGGTGGCCGGCACGCTGCGCCTCGACCTCTCGCAGTACCGCGAGCTCGAAGCGTTCGCCCAGTTCGCCAGCGACCTCGACGCCGGGTCGAAGGCCCAGCTCGCCCGTGGCGAGCGCACGGTCGAGATCCTGAAGCAGACCACAGCGGCCACTTGGCCGATGGAAGAGCAGGTGGCGATCATCTTCGCGGTGGGCCAAGGGCTGCTCGACGACGTGGAAGTCGACGAGGTGAAGCGGTTCGAGCAGGAGCTGATCGACTCGTTGCGCGCCAACTCGGACTCGGCCCTCGGCCCCATCCGCGACACCGGCGCGCTCGACGACGCGACGGCCGAGAAGCTCGCCGAGCAGATCACGTCGTTCAAGCGCAACTTGTGGAAGCCCGCGTCGCCCGCCGAAGCAGCGGCTTCCTGA
- the atpH gene encoding ATP synthase F1 subunit delta has product MSVAHPAARVYARALFDIAEAPTGGGVTPEQVADELHAVQQALDGLAPELRGFFEMPQIRREDKQRVVSQAFEGKVSRPVFGLLHVLVDKRREALLGGIVAEFDVLMDERGNQVRAGVTSAKPLSQDVLDALQAALEQRTQRRVVLQQRLDPAVLGGIRVDVGDEVIDGTLRRRLADMRRLLAAAQ; this is encoded by the coding sequence GTGAGCGTCGCACACCCCGCCGCCCGCGTGTACGCACGGGCCCTGTTCGACATCGCCGAGGCCCCGACGGGCGGCGGCGTCACCCCCGAGCAGGTCGCCGACGAACTGCACGCCGTGCAGCAAGCCCTCGATGGGCTCGCGCCGGAGCTGCGCGGCTTCTTCGAGATGCCCCAGATCCGCCGCGAGGACAAGCAGCGCGTGGTCAGCCAGGCCTTCGAGGGCAAAGTCTCACGCCCGGTCTTCGGCCTGCTGCACGTGCTGGTCGACAAGCGGCGCGAGGCGCTGCTCGGCGGCATCGTGGCGGAGTTCGACGTGCTCATGGACGAGCGAGGCAACCAGGTGCGTGCCGGTGTGACCTCGGCGAAGCCGCTCAGCCAGGACGTCCTCGACGCCCTGCAGGCGGCACTGGAACAGCGGACACAACGACGAGTCGTGTTGCAGCAGCGACTCGACCCGGCCGTCCTCGGTGGGATCAGGGTCGACGTCGGTGACGAGGTCATCGACGGGACGCTCCGCCGGCGACTCGCGGACATGCGGCGCCTCCTCGCCGCTGCCCAATAA
- the atpF gene encoding F0F1 ATP synthase subunit B produces MLATLDSITKLRLGTLLWTWGVFLVTLFLLSKIAWPMLIKKMEEREVRISEGLKKAEEAEAHARELAERQEQILEEARREAQQFLAESRESAEHARNEMLAATQDEIAAQRERAKREIELERANAIEELKTATVGLTLDASSRLLQRELHDDDHERMAREVVEEVASRL; encoded by the coding sequence ATGCTGGCGACCCTCGACAGCATCACCAAGCTGCGGCTTGGCACCCTGCTGTGGACGTGGGGCGTGTTCCTGGTGACCTTGTTCTTGTTGAGCAAGATCGCGTGGCCCATGCTCATCAAGAAGATGGAGGAGCGTGAGGTTCGGATCTCCGAAGGCCTGAAGAAGGCCGAGGAGGCCGAGGCGCACGCCCGCGAGCTCGCCGAGCGCCAAGAGCAGATCCTCGAAGAGGCGCGCCGCGAAGCCCAGCAGTTCCTCGCGGAGAGCCGCGAGTCGGCTGAGCACGCGCGCAACGAGATGCTCGCGGCGACGCAAGACGAGATCGCCGCGCAGCGCGAACGCGCCAAGCGAGAGATCGAGCTCGAGCGCGCCAACGCCATCGAGGAGCTCAAGACGGCCACCGTGGGGCTCACCCTCGACGCGTCGTCCCGCCTCCTGCAGCGTGAGCTGCACGACGACGACCACGAGCGCATGGCGCGCGAGGTCGTCGAGGAGGTGGCCAGCCGGCTGTGA
- the atpE gene encoding ATP synthase F0 subunit C, whose protein sequence is MHALLASLYVLGASSPTLWGPMGAGIGAGLAAIGAGIGIGQIGSGASQSIARQPEASGDIRGITIITAAFIEGVALFGIVVCLIASSK, encoded by the coding sequence ATGCATGCACTTCTCGCCTCGCTGTACGTCCTGGGGGCCTCGTCGCCCACCTTGTGGGGCCCGATGGGCGCCGGCATCGGCGCCGGGCTCGCGGCGATCGGTGCCGGTATCGGCATCGGTCAGATCGGCAGCGGCGCCAGCCAGTCGATCGCCCGCCAGCCCGAGGCCTCGGGTGACATCCGCGGCATCACCATCATCACCGCGGCGTTCATCGAGGGCGTTGCGCTCTTCGGCATCGTGGTGTGCCTCATCGCAAGCTCCAAGTAA